A window from Hyalangium ruber encodes these proteins:
- a CDS encoding FecR domain-containing protein produces the protein MKRQAPFLIGLVLILAALPLGYFLFLHKPPPPPPPPPVVAPPPVVEAPVPDKPVEMEISEVSGTVEVRRKDGTWQKVEKGVTLRATDAVRTRDGSYAVLIGGESVLVRMDSGTEVTVEQLSDSLSRIMLASGMATTTVRPGSRHTFEVKAANSDAVARATEGTFTMSNDGEGTVAVGSREGQVEFVGNGKVVIVRAGQQSVVRPGSNGPSEPTPVPASLLRKVQWPAGRQNKREIVVQGQAEPGIRLEVGGETFSPSKDGSFTRTVALKEGENEVKIRAVSVGGSQQEDSQKFSVDTRPPVIKKLKTPWGNAGGQITPAQPDSP, from the coding sequence ATGAAACGCCAGGCGCCCTTCCTCATCGGGCTCGTGTTGATTCTGGCGGCCCTGCCGCTGGGGTACTTCCTGTTCCTGCACAAGCCGCCTCCGCCTCCGCCTCCTCCGCCCGTGGTGGCTCCGCCGCCCGTCGTCGAGGCGCCCGTGCCCGACAAGCCCGTGGAGATGGAGATCAGCGAGGTGTCCGGCACCGTGGAGGTGCGGCGCAAGGACGGCACCTGGCAGAAGGTGGAGAAGGGCGTCACCCTGCGCGCCACCGACGCGGTGCGCACCCGGGACGGCTCGTACGCCGTGCTCATCGGCGGCGAGTCGGTGTTGGTCCGCATGGACTCCGGCACCGAGGTGACGGTCGAGCAGCTCAGTGACTCGCTCTCCCGCATCATGCTCGCCAGCGGTATGGCGACGACCACCGTGCGCCCCGGCAGCCGGCACACCTTCGAGGTGAAGGCGGCCAACAGCGACGCGGTGGCGCGCGCCACCGAGGGTACCTTCACCATGAGCAACGACGGCGAGGGCACCGTGGCCGTCGGCTCGCGCGAGGGGCAGGTGGAGTTCGTCGGCAACGGCAAGGTCGTCATCGTCCGCGCCGGCCAGCAGTCCGTGGTGCGGCCGGGCTCCAACGGACCCTCCGAGCCGACGCCCGTGCCCGCCAGCCTCCTGCGCAAGGTGCAGTGGCCCGCGGGCCGCCAGAACAAGCGCGAGATCGTCGTCCAGGGTCAGGCCGAGCCCGGCATCCGCCTGGAAGTCGGCGGAGAGACGTTCTCGCCTAGCAAGGACGGCTCCTTCACCCGCACCGTGGCCCTCAAGGAGGGCGAGAACGAGGTGAAGATCCGCGCCGTCTCCGTGGGCGGAAGCCAGCAGGAGGACAGCCAGAAGTTCAGCGTCGACACCCGGCCCCCCGTCATCAAGAAGCTCAAGACGCCGTGGGGTAACGCCGGGGGGCAGATAACGCCCGCCCAGCCAGATAGTCCTTGA
- a CDS encoding sensor histidine kinase has product MKLYQQLILFMLAVTVLPLAGVGFWLLSSSEAQLAARIAGEQRALAVATAESVDAALMKTVDAMALVVESWDWAGLTEEELHGALSLVYRQSSAVSAVLRLDAEGKPLGRAVFSEKEGEGPEGHPGFDPVNLELLARAVPVQPLRFGDKGQAALGRVYAHQQSGRAAVAVAIKLEPGEGASFVLAEIVFKDLEKLLTQKAKGSLGRIDLVDSGGRILASSHPQRRLRDLEPEVAAHLRTQGAEIEQSFQTSDPPLRVSAARVSGKLDFNVVVSVDEERAMGPVRSMRSTVLMSIGGTLAVLLALGALYTRRITERLSKVVEGAEAFGRGELDRRVKVDGFDEISALASTFNHMGAELEAARARLMRWNDDLRAKVDEAMAELQAAQVQLLEAQKLAAVGQLGAGVAHELNNPLAGILGYVQLMLMTRPDADPDLDMLRKIELSAKRCKEITQNLLRFSQQSQRAEMRPMDLNAVARDALSLTENQSKAEGITLAMELAPELPRVKADPGQTTQVILALLSNARTAMLKVPTKQLTVRTGEREGRCFVEVEDTGKGIAPEHRERIFEPFFTTKDVWSNVGLGLSVAYRVINEAGGSIEVRTEQGKGSCFTVWLLKA; this is encoded by the coding sequence ATGAAGCTCTACCAGCAGCTCATCCTCTTCATGCTGGCGGTCACCGTGCTGCCGCTGGCCGGCGTGGGCTTCTGGCTCCTGTCGAGCTCCGAGGCACAGCTGGCCGCGCGTATCGCCGGCGAGCAGCGGGCGCTGGCGGTGGCCACCGCCGAGAGCGTGGACGCCGCGCTGATGAAGACGGTGGACGCCATGGCCCTGGTGGTCGAGTCCTGGGACTGGGCCGGCCTCACCGAGGAGGAGCTCCACGGCGCCCTGTCCCTGGTCTACCGCCAGTCCTCCGCCGTGAGCGCCGTGCTCCGCCTGGACGCCGAGGGCAAGCCCCTGGGCCGCGCCGTCTTCTCCGAGAAGGAAGGGGAGGGGCCCGAGGGTCACCCTGGCTTCGATCCGGTGAACCTCGAGCTCCTCGCGCGCGCCGTGCCCGTGCAGCCCCTGCGCTTCGGCGACAAGGGGCAGGCGGCGCTGGGCCGCGTATACGCGCACCAGCAGAGCGGCCGCGCCGCGGTGGCGGTCGCCATCAAGCTGGAGCCGGGCGAGGGCGCCTCCTTCGTGTTGGCGGAGATCGTCTTCAAGGATCTGGAGAAGCTCCTGACCCAGAAGGCCAAGGGCTCCCTGGGGCGCATCGATCTGGTGGACAGCGGCGGACGCATCCTGGCCAGCTCCCACCCCCAGCGGCGCCTGCGCGATCTGGAGCCCGAGGTCGCCGCGCACCTGCGCACCCAGGGCGCTGAGATCGAGCAGAGCTTCCAGACGTCCGATCCCCCCCTCCGGGTGAGCGCCGCGCGCGTGTCGGGCAAGCTCGACTTCAACGTGGTGGTGTCCGTGGACGAGGAGCGCGCCATGGGGCCGGTGCGCTCCATGCGCTCCACGGTGCTCATGTCCATTGGAGGCACGCTGGCGGTGCTGCTGGCCCTGGGCGCGCTCTACACCCGGCGCATCACCGAGCGCCTCTCGAAGGTGGTGGAGGGCGCGGAGGCCTTTGGCCGCGGCGAGCTCGACCGGCGCGTGAAGGTGGACGGGTTCGATGAGATCTCCGCCCTGGCCAGCACCTTCAACCACATGGGCGCGGAGCTGGAGGCGGCCCGTGCCCGGTTGATGCGCTGGAACGATGACCTGCGCGCCAAGGTGGACGAGGCGATGGCCGAGTTGCAGGCCGCCCAGGTCCAGTTGCTCGAGGCCCAGAAGCTCGCGGCGGTGGGGCAGCTCGGCGCCGGCGTGGCCCACGAGCTCAACAACCCCCTGGCCGGCATCCTCGGCTACGTGCAGCTCATGTTGATGACCCGCCCGGATGCTGATCCGGACCTCGACATGCTGCGGAAGATCGAGCTGAGCGCCAAGCGCTGCAAGGAGATCACCCAGAACCTGCTGCGCTTCTCCCAGCAGAGCCAGCGCGCCGAGATGCGGCCGATGGACCTCAACGCCGTGGCGCGCGACGCGCTGTCGCTCACCGAGAACCAGAGCAAGGCCGAGGGCATCACCCTGGCCATGGAGCTGGCGCCCGAGCTGCCCCGCGTGAAGGCCGACCCGGGGCAGACCACCCAGGTCATCCTCGCCCTGCTGTCCAACGCCCGCACGGCGATGCTCAAGGTTCCCACCAAGCAGCTCACCGTTCGCACCGGCGAGCGCGAGGGCCGCTGCTTCGTCGAGGTGGAGGACACCGGCAAGGGCATCGCCCCCGAGCACCGCGAGCGCATCTTCGAGCCCTTCTTCACCACCAAGGACGTGTGGTCCAATGTGGGGCTCGGTCTCTCGGTCGCCTACCGGGTGATCAACGAGGCGGGCGGCAGCATCGAGGTCCGGACCGAGCAGGGCAAGGGCTCATGTTTTACGGTGTGGCTGCTCAAGGCCTGA
- a CDS encoding response regulator: MSDPRPTLLLVDDEPDVLDILSRMFQRQYHVFTATSGPEALSILRTHTVDVLVTDQRMPEMTGIELVTAAREEGLDVTALLLTGYTEPEDIIAAINQGQVYRYITKPWEVTDLLITVKNAVEFTQLRRDKERLLRQLNQRVEALFVLYEVSRASASDPPSYEAIIDRVLSAVARVLPYDCGAALIAPDDSRSAILRLRCLGTVGEKALLSVKESMLGAYRRSSGNLLPEDRLTTRVTGNISQDDSAPAVYPSQLTVSLVAGGKPVGMLSLFSEKPQAFSEDDGVLLDTLANQTADAIQSLRSVEEEARRRIERMVESMTDGVLLTDEADAIVVINPAARELLRLGDDTATLTGRMLEERLGFEPSELIRGWEYSGSQVLKEEVELFDRHIQVTVTPVNDARGNVRGVCVVLRDVTEQKMLEDRKDEFVSMVSHELRTPLTSISGALDLVLNFLAGPINEKQQRYLALAKESTEKLNALVDDLLDLAKFAKGRLRMNFELAYLDELVRRAVEKYGPAFQERRVKVSTSLPQYGLRAMSDPNRINQVLNNLLTNAVKFTPEGGEVVLELRATSALPGYVSLSCWNSGEPIAEENLERIFDRFEQARTPANRTVRGTGLGLAICRHIVEAHGGRIWCEPSSQGVRFVTVLPAEPPRELWQEGAEVPSSTPKRPEPRGRVLVIESETELAYLVKGLLMGRGYDVRIASTAEEGISAARRHHPDVILVAVRLPDVEGLRLAEILRHDPDTRRTPLLISSSFDERQRAFRSGADAFLLRPLMADKLVATVDSLVRGRTGQQHGRVLVVDDDSKISGICSEVLTSLGFEVSVAGTLEDARRVLRERRPDAILLDVGLPDGDGFDFIEEIKAERASGHISVIFISARAETASKIRALKLGGDDYITKPFDALELGARVESVLRRKEQELGASPTTQLPGSNSIEREVQRRLMARRPFAFCYLDLDNLKAYNDYYGFAKADGVVRQTADLLREIFAQEGSPGDFLGHVAGDDFVFIINPESVDRICQHAMEAFDRIIPLYYDRQDRERGHIEAEDRFGEKRKVPIMTVSIIAVISDGVSHDHAELARRAADLKKRAKAIQGSVFLRSDRDRESRTVTG, translated from the coding sequence TTGTCCGACCCCCGACCCACCCTGCTCCTCGTCGACGACGAGCCGGACGTGCTGGACATCCTCAGTCGGATGTTCCAGCGCCAGTACCACGTCTTCACCGCGACCTCCGGCCCCGAGGCGCTCTCCATCCTGCGCACCCACACGGTGGACGTGCTCGTCACCGACCAGCGCATGCCGGAGATGACGGGCATCGAGCTGGTGACGGCCGCGCGCGAGGAGGGCCTCGACGTCACCGCGCTGCTCCTCACGGGCTACACGGAGCCCGAAGACATCATCGCCGCCATCAACCAGGGCCAGGTCTACCGCTACATCACCAAGCCCTGGGAGGTGACCGACCTCCTCATCACCGTGAAGAACGCGGTGGAGTTCACCCAGCTGCGCCGCGACAAGGAGCGGCTGCTGCGCCAGCTCAACCAGCGCGTGGAGGCCCTCTTCGTCCTCTATGAGGTGAGCCGCGCCAGCGCCTCGGATCCGCCCAGCTACGAGGCCATCATCGACCGCGTGCTCAGCGCCGTGGCCCGGGTGCTGCCGTATGACTGCGGCGCGGCGCTGATCGCCCCCGACGACTCGCGCAGCGCCATCCTGCGCCTGCGCTGCCTGGGCACCGTGGGCGAGAAGGCCCTGCTCAGCGTCAAGGAGTCCATGCTGGGCGCCTACCGGCGCAGCTCCGGCAACCTGCTGCCCGAGGACCGGCTCACCACCCGCGTTACGGGCAACATCTCCCAGGACGACAGCGCCCCGGCCGTCTACCCCAGCCAGCTCACCGTGTCCCTGGTGGCCGGCGGCAAGCCGGTGGGCATGCTGTCGCTGTTCTCCGAGAAGCCCCAGGCCTTCAGCGAGGACGACGGGGTGCTGCTGGACACGCTGGCCAATCAGACGGCCGACGCCATCCAGAGCCTGCGCTCCGTGGAGGAGGAGGCCCGCCGCCGCATCGAGCGCATGGTCGAGTCGATGACCGACGGCGTGCTGCTCACCGATGAGGCGGACGCCATCGTCGTCATCAACCCCGCCGCCCGGGAGCTGCTGCGGCTGGGAGACGACACCGCCACGCTCACCGGGCGCATGCTGGAGGAGCGCCTGGGCTTCGAGCCCTCCGAGCTCATCCGGGGCTGGGAGTACAGCGGCTCGCAGGTGCTCAAGGAGGAGGTGGAGCTGTTCGACCGCCACATCCAGGTCACCGTCACCCCGGTGAATGACGCGCGCGGCAACGTGCGCGGGGTGTGCGTGGTGCTGCGCGACGTCACCGAGCAGAAGATGCTCGAGGACCGCAAGGACGAGTTCGTCTCGATGGTGAGCCACGAGCTGCGCACGCCGCTCACCTCCATCTCCGGCGCGCTGGACCTGGTGCTCAACTTCCTGGCCGGCCCCATCAACGAGAAGCAGCAGCGCTACCTGGCGCTCGCCAAGGAGTCCACCGAGAAGCTCAACGCCCTGGTGGATGACCTGCTGGACCTGGCCAAGTTCGCCAAGGGCCGGCTGCGGATGAACTTCGAGCTGGCCTACCTGGACGAGCTGGTGCGCCGCGCGGTGGAGAAGTACGGGCCCGCCTTCCAGGAGCGGCGGGTGAAGGTGTCCACCTCGCTGCCCCAGTACGGCCTCCGGGCCATGTCCGACCCGAACCGCATCAACCAGGTGCTCAACAACCTGCTCACCAACGCGGTGAAGTTCACCCCGGAGGGCGGCGAGGTGGTGCTGGAGCTGCGGGCCACCTCGGCGCTGCCAGGCTACGTGTCGCTCTCGTGCTGGAACAGCGGCGAGCCCATCGCCGAGGAGAACCTGGAGCGCATCTTCGACCGCTTCGAGCAGGCGCGCACCCCCGCCAACCGCACCGTGCGCGGCACCGGCCTGGGCCTGGCCATCTGCCGCCACATCGTCGAGGCCCACGGCGGCCGCATCTGGTGCGAGCCCAGCAGCCAGGGCGTGCGCTTCGTCACCGTGCTGCCCGCCGAGCCTCCGCGCGAGCTGTGGCAGGAGGGGGCCGAGGTGCCTTCCTCCACCCCCAAGCGCCCCGAGCCGCGCGGCCGGGTGCTCGTCATCGAGAGCGAGACGGAGCTGGCCTACCTCGTCAAGGGCCTGCTCATGGGGCGCGGCTATGACGTGCGCATCGCCAGCACCGCCGAGGAGGGCATCAGCGCCGCCCGTCGTCACCACCCCGACGTCATCCTCGTGGCCGTGCGGCTGCCGGACGTGGAGGGCCTGCGGCTGGCGGAGATCCTCCGGCACGATCCGGACACCCGCCGCACGCCGCTGCTGATCAGCTCCTCCTTCGATGAGCGCCAGCGCGCCTTCCGCTCCGGCGCGGACGCTTTCCTCCTGCGGCCGCTGATGGCCGACAAGCTGGTGGCCACCGTGGACTCGCTGGTGCGCGGGCGCACCGGCCAGCAGCACGGTCGCGTGCTGGTGGTGGATGACGATTCGAAGATCTCTGGCATCTGCAGCGAGGTGCTGACCAGCCTCGGCTTCGAGGTGTCCGTGGCCGGCACTCTGGAGGACGCCCGCCGCGTGCTGCGCGAGCGCCGGCCGGACGCCATCCTCCTGGACGTGGGGCTGCCCGACGGCGATGGCTTCGACTTCATCGAGGAGATCAAAGCCGAGCGCGCCAGCGGCCACATCTCCGTCATCTTCATCTCCGCTCGCGCGGAGACCGCCTCGAAGATCCGCGCCCTGAAGCTGGGCGGAGACGACTACATCACCAAGCCCTTCGACGCGCTGGAGCTGGGCGCCCGCGTGGAGAGCGTGCTGCGCCGCAAGGAGCAGGAGCTGGGCGCCTCGCCCACCACGCAGCTTCCGGGCTCCAACTCCATCGAGCGCGAGGTGCAGCGCCGGCTCATGGCACGCCGGCCCTTCGCCTTCTGCTACCTCGATCTCGACAACCTCAAGGCCTACAACGACTACTACGGCTTCGCGAAGGCCGATGGCGTGGTGCGCCAGACGGCCGACCTGCTGCGGGAGATCTTCGCGCAGGAGGGCTCGCCCGGAGACTTCCTGGGCCACGTGGCCGGTGACGACTTCGTCTTCATCATCAACCCCGAGTCCGTGGACCGCATCTGCCAGCACGCCATGGAGGCCTTCGACCGCATCATCCCGCTCTATTACGACCGGCAGGACCGGGAGCGGGGCCACATCGAGGCGGAGGACCGCTTCGGCGAGAAGCGAAAGGTTCCCATCATGACCGTCTCCATCATCGCGGTGATCAGCGACGGCGTGTCCCATGACCATGCCGAGCTGGCCCGGCGCGCCGCGGACTTGAAGAAGCGCGCCAAGGCCATCCAGGGCTCGGTCTTCCTTCGCAGCGACCGCGATCGCGAGAGCCGGACCGTCACCGGATGA
- the lexA gene encoding transcriptional repressor LexA — translation MEELTERQREILAFIVKETESRGFPPTIREIGEQMDIRSTNGVNDHLKALERKGYLNRGEQQSRSLVPTKRARLLLGLGAKKDSGFLEVPLLGKVAAGAPQLAQENPEDSVKIDSFLLGGTGGREVFALRVKGQSMIEDGIHDGDYLFVRKTPSAQPGDIVVALIEDEATVKRYYPEGERIRFQPANATMQPIYVSKADFRSTMLLGIVVGVYRKLPGGRS, via the coding sequence ATGGAAGAGCTGACCGAACGCCAGCGAGAGATCCTCGCCTTCATCGTGAAGGAGACGGAGTCGCGGGGCTTCCCGCCCACCATCCGAGAGATCGGCGAGCAGATGGACATCCGCTCGACCAACGGGGTGAACGATCACCTCAAGGCGCTGGAGCGCAAGGGCTACCTGAACCGAGGCGAGCAGCAGAGCCGCTCGCTGGTGCCGACCAAGCGAGCGCGGCTGCTGCTGGGGCTGGGCGCCAAGAAGGACTCCGGGTTCCTGGAGGTGCCGCTGCTGGGCAAGGTGGCGGCGGGCGCGCCGCAGCTGGCCCAGGAGAACCCGGAGGACTCGGTCAAGATCGACAGCTTCCTGCTCGGAGGCACCGGAGGCCGCGAGGTCTTCGCCCTGCGGGTGAAGGGGCAGTCGATGATCGAGGACGGCATCCACGACGGGGACTACCTGTTCGTGCGCAAGACGCCCTCCGCTCAGCCCGGGGACATCGTGGTGGCGCTCATCGAGGACGAGGCCACGGTGAAGCGCTACTACCCGGAGGGTGAGCGCATCCGGTTCCAGCCTGCCAACGCGACGATGCAGCCCATCTACGTGAGCAAGGCGGACTTCCGCTCGACGATGCTGCTGGGCATCGTCGTGGGCGTGTACCGCAAGCTGCCCGGAGGCCGGAGCTAA
- a CDS encoding tetratricopeptide repeat protein, with product MPSRLRALPLIALLAAAAACDDTPKVDPKDRAEGLYIKGTSEYLQGNFDQALLSFNEMKQYAPKDPRLPAAVGEVYLSMGKYTEAIAEFQAALEIDPKRSTTWSRIGFIQVQLGKDEDAQSSLRKALALYPNDFNALEQLGELHLKRGEKDEAIRHFVLASQTSPDTLKPPLLMRGVEVLLQDKRNAEAFALLQKAASQGVRAPEVLTALGDEQVRAGKLDEAAGSYREAATKSPRDPALWELVGEIYASQGKSADALSAFRESLRVKDRAIVHVAIARLHLAREDRKAAEEELELALGTVSGSDLRELTELSDLLVTFGRKPDALRILAALSSEPEMAQDVDLQLRTARLARELKDAEMVKTVCARVTGKDGGGAVACP from the coding sequence ATGCCCTCGCGCCTGCGCGCCCTCCCGCTGATCGCCTTGCTTGCCGCCGCCGCTGCCTGCGACGACACCCCCAAAGTCGACCCCAAGGATCGGGCCGAGGGCCTCTACATCAAGGGCACCTCCGAGTACCTCCAGGGCAACTTCGACCAGGCGCTGCTCTCGTTCAACGAGATGAAGCAGTACGCCCCCAAGGATCCGCGTCTGCCCGCCGCCGTCGGCGAGGTGTACCTCTCCATGGGCAAGTACACCGAGGCCATCGCCGAGTTCCAGGCCGCCCTCGAGATCGATCCCAAGCGCTCCACCACCTGGAGCCGCATCGGCTTCATCCAGGTCCAGCTCGGCAAGGACGAGGATGCGCAGAGCTCGCTGCGCAAGGCCCTGGCCCTGTACCCCAATGACTTCAACGCGCTGGAGCAACTGGGCGAGCTGCACCTCAAGCGTGGCGAGAAGGACGAGGCCATCCGCCACTTCGTGCTCGCCTCTCAGACCAGCCCGGACACCTTGAAGCCCCCGCTGCTCATGCGCGGGGTGGAGGTGCTGCTGCAGGACAAGCGCAACGCGGAAGCCTTCGCGCTGCTCCAGAAGGCGGCCTCCCAGGGCGTGCGCGCGCCCGAGGTGCTCACCGCGCTCGGAGATGAGCAGGTGCGCGCCGGCAAGCTCGATGAGGCCGCGGGCTCCTACCGCGAGGCCGCCACCAAGTCGCCTCGGGATCCGGCGCTGTGGGAGCTGGTCGGGGAGATCTACGCGAGCCAGGGCAAGAGCGCCGATGCCCTGTCCGCCTTCCGGGAGTCGCTGCGCGTGAAGGACCGCGCCATCGTCCACGTGGCCATCGCCCGCCTCCACCTGGCTCGTGAGGACCGCAAGGCCGCCGAGGAAGAGCTGGAGCTGGCCCTGGGCACCGTGTCCGGTTCGGACCTGCGGGAGCTGACCGAGCTGTCGGACCTGCTCGTGACCTTCGGGCGCAAGCCGGATGCGCTGCGCATCCTCGCGGCCCTGTCGTCCGAGCCGGAGATGGCTCAGGACGTGGACCTCCAACTGCGCACCGCCCGGCTGGCGCGCGAGTTGAAGGACGCGGAGATGGTGAAGACCGTGTGCGCCCGTGTCACGGGCAAGGACGGGGGCGGCGCCGTCGCCTGCCCTTGA